A stretch of the Chlorobiota bacterium genome encodes the following:
- the tuf gene encoding elongation factor Tu produces MAKEKFDRSKPHVNVGTVGHVDHGKTTLTAAITMALAIKNGGERRSFDSIDNAPEERARGITIATAHVEYQTDARHYAHVDCPGHADYVKNMITGAAQMDGAILVCAATDGPMPQTREHILLCRQVGVPKMVVFMNKVDIADPDLIELVEMELRELLTKYEFPGDDIPIIKGSALQALEAGTEGAPPEDPRYQCIWDLMDAVDTYIPTPIRDTEKPFLMPVEDVFSITGRGTVGTGRIERGIINVNEEVEIVGFGLNKKSVVTGVEMFRKLLDNGRAGDNVGLLLRGVDKEELERGMVICKPGSITPHTIFTAQVYVLSKEEGGRHTPFFNGYRPQFYFRTTDVTGVASLPAGTEMVMPGDNIDNMQIELIMPVAMEEGLRFAIREGGRTVGAGVVTKIIK; encoded by the coding sequence ATGGCTAAAGAGAAATTTGACAGAAGTAAACCCCACGTTAATGTGGGTACCGTAGGTCACGTTGATCATGGTAAAACAACTTTAACAGCTGCTATTACAATGGCATTGGCTATTAAAAATGGTGGTGAAAGAAGATCATTCGATTCGATTGATAACGCTCCAGAAGAACGTGCACGTGGTATAACAATTGCAACAGCACACGTAGAGTATCAAACAGATGCTCGTCATTATGCACACGTTGACTGTCCGGGCCACGCCGATTATGTAAAAAACATGATTACTGGTGCTGCTCAAATGGATGGAGCAATTTTAGTTTGTGCTGCAACTGACGGACCAATGCCTCAAACACGTGAGCATATTTTGTTATGCCGTCAAGTAGGTGTTCCTAAAATGGTTGTATTCATGAACAAAGTTGATATTGCTGATCCTGATTTGATTGAGTTAGTAGAAATGGAACTTCGTGAACTTCTTACTAAATATGAATTCCCTGGTGATGACATTCCAATTATAAAAGGTTCAGCTCTTCAAGCTTTAGAAGCTGGAACTGAAGGTGCACCTCCAGAAGATCCACGTTATCAGTGTATTTGGGATTTAATGGATGCTGTTGATACTTACATTCCTACTCCAATTCGTGATACAGAAAAACCTTTCCTTATGCCAGTTGAGGACGTATTCTCAATTACAGGTCGTGGTACTGTAGGTACTGGTCGTATTGAACGTGGTATTATTAATGTAAACGAGGAAGTTGAAATTGTTGGTTTTGGTTTAAATAAAAAATCAGTTGTTACCGGAGTTGAAATGTTTCGTAAACTTTTAGATAACGGTCGTGCTGGTGATAACGTAGGCTTGTTACTTCGTGGAGTTGACAAAGAAGAGTTAGAGCGTGGAATGGTTATATGTAAGCCAGGTTCTATTACTCCTCATACAATTTTCACAGCTCAGGTTTATGTACTTTCTAAAGAGGAAGGCGGACGTCATACACCATTTTTTAATGGCTACAGACCACAATTCTATTTTAGAACAACAGATGTAACTGGAGTTGCTTCACTTCCTGCTGGAACTGAGATGGTTATGCCAGGTGATAATATTGATAACATGCAAATAGAGTTAATTATGCCAGTTGCTATGGAAGAAGGTCTTCGCTTCGCGATTCGTGAAGGAGGGCGTACTGTAGGTGCGGGTGTTGTTACTAAAATTATCAAATAA
- the arsM gene encoding arsenosugar biosynthesis arsenite methyltransferase ArsM: MSYLETTKDVYSQAALKPDIGLCCTTSPVWQFPDLMIPQIMLDMNYGCGSTVNPSDLINNPKILYVGVGGGMEVLQFSYFSRNSGSVVGVDVVDDMIIACKNNLLIAEECNSWFNSNFVDIRKGDALNLPVEDNSIDIAAQNCLFNIFELNDLKKALSEMYRVLKPNGKLVLSDPICNQLIPDNLRNDERLRALCLSGAIPLDDYIKLISDIGFGTIEVRAKRPYRVLSPNHFNTQELLFIESVEVCAIKQPVPEDGPCVFTGKTAIYFGKDDSFDDKKGHHLIVNMPLSICDKTANNLNALNKEDIFISDSTYFYNGGGCC; the protein is encoded by the coding sequence TTGAGTTATTTAGAAACTACTAAAGATGTTTATTCTCAAGCAGCTCTTAAACCTGATATTGGTTTGTGTTGTACAACTTCTCCAGTTTGGCAATTCCCAGACTTGATGATACCACAAATTATGCTCGATATGAACTATGGATGTGGTAGTACAGTTAATCCGAGCGACTTAATAAATAATCCTAAAATTCTTTATGTTGGAGTTGGTGGTGGCATGGAAGTTCTTCAGTTTTCATATTTTAGCCGTAACTCAGGTTCTGTTGTAGGTGTAGATGTAGTTGATGATATGATTATTGCTTGCAAAAATAATTTGTTAATTGCAGAAGAATGCAATTCTTGGTTCAATAGTAATTTTGTAGATATTCGAAAAGGAGATGCTTTAAATTTACCTGTTGAAGATAATTCCATTGATATTGCTGCTCAAAATTGTTTGTTTAATATCTTTGAGTTAAATGATTTAAAAAAAGCATTATCTGAAATGTATAGAGTATTAAAACCAAATGGTAAACTTGTTCTTTCTGACCCTATTTGCAACCAACTCATACCAGATAATTTACGAAATGATGAACGGCTTAGAGCCTTATGTTTGAGTGGTGCTATACCTTTGGATGATTATATAAAATTAATTTCAGATATTGGTTTTGGAACAATTGAAGTAAGAGCTAAAAGACCATACAGAGTTTTATCTCCAAATCATTTTAATACTCAAGAATTACTTTTTATTGAAAGTGTTGAAGTATGTGCAATTAAGCAGCCTGTACCTGAAGATGGACCTTGTGTTTTTACTGGTAAAACAGCAATTTATTTCGGGAAAGATGATTCTTTTGATGACAAAAAAGGACATCACTTAATTGTTAATATGCCTTTGTCTATTTGTGATAAAACCGCTAATAACTTAAATGCACTGAATAAAGAAGATATTTTTATTTCAGATTCTACATATTTTTATAACGGAGGTGGCTGTTGTTAA
- a CDS encoding acyl-CoA thioesterase: protein MKPFKIIERVRWIDCDPAQIIYYGSYIRFFEIAETEMYRSMGLPYSEAFQKLNCFPIRAEYYNSYLHPAKLDDEMEISIWISHWGTTSFTISFSFEKKGTKIILAKGYCRLVCVSIEDKQKVKIPELLRSSLQQFTILD, encoded by the coding sequence TTGAAACCATTTAAGATTATTGAACGCGTTCGTTGGATTGACTGTGATCCAGCACAAATTATATATTATGGTTCGTACATAAGATTTTTTGAAATTGCTGAAACAGAAATGTATCGGTCAATGGGTTTACCTTATTCTGAAGCATTTCAGAAATTAAACTGTTTTCCTATTCGTGCTGAATACTACAATAGTTATTTGCATCCTGCTAAATTAGACGATGAAATGGAAATATCAATTTGGATTTCTCATTGGGGAACGACATCATTTACAATCTCTTTTAGTTTTGAAAAAAAAGGTACTAAAATCATTTTGGCAAAAGGTTATTGTAGGCTTGTTTGTGTTTCCATTGAAGACAAACAGAAAGTAAAAATTCCAGAATTACTTAGGTCTTCTCTCCAACAATTTACAATTCTAGATTAA
- a CDS encoding 4-hydroxy-tetrahydrodipicolinate synthase — translation MFKGTGTALSTPFNLDGSINFSSLGKLIDYQIDNGIECLVPCGSTGESATMNHNERIEVIKFTLEKARNYASHKPKVIAGTGSNITSQTIEFSLEAQELGVDGVLLVSPYYNKPNQNGLIAHFSAIANACSDLPIILYNVPGRTGGNITAETTLELASKFKNIVAIKEASADIEQCSKIIRDAPNGFGLLSGEDSLTVPLISLGGIGVIAVISNEAPKDFGDMVRCALANDFNHAKFLHHKLFDLMRTNFIETNPVPVKEALSMMGIFEEANFRLPLVQLSKTNRDILKTVLMELGLVN, via the coding sequence ATATTCAAAGGTACAGGAACAGCACTCTCTACACCATTTAATTTAGATGGTTCAATTAATTTTTCATCTTTAGGTAAGCTTATTGATTATCAAATTGACAATGGGATTGAATGTCTTGTTCCATGCGGTTCTACTGGAGAAAGTGCAACAATGAACCATAATGAAAGGATTGAAGTAATTAAATTTACTCTTGAAAAAGCAAGAAATTATGCTTCTCACAAACCTAAAGTAATTGCAGGGACTGGGTCTAATATTACTAGCCAAACAATTGAATTTTCCCTTGAAGCTCAAGAATTAGGAGTTGATGGGGTTTTACTTGTTTCTCCTTATTACAACAAACCGAATCAGAATGGATTAATTGCTCACTTTAGTGCTATTGCGAATGCTTGTTCAGATTTACCAATTATACTTTATAATGTTCCAGGAAGAACTGGAGGGAATATTACAGCAGAAACAACTTTAGAACTTGCTTCAAAATTTAAAAATATAGTTGCAATTAAAGAAGCATCGGCTGATATAGAACAATGTTCAAAAATTATTCGCGATGCTCCAAATGGGTTTGGGTTATTGAGTGGAGAAGATAGCCTTACAGTACCATTAATTTCTCTTGGTGGTATTGGAGTTATTGCAGTTATTAGTAATGAAGCTCCCAAAGATTTTGGTGATATGGTAAGATGTGCTTTAGCAAATGATTTTAATCATGCCAAGTTCCTACACCATAAACTCTTTGATTTAATGAGAACAAATTTTATTGAAACAAATCCCGTACCTGTAAAAGAAGCTCTTAGTATGATGGGTATTTTTGAGGAAGCAAATTTTCGTTTACCTTTAGTACAACTATCTAAAACAAATAGAGATATTTTAAAAACAGTACTTATGGAATTGGGTTTAGTTAATTAA
- a CDS encoding prolipoprotein diacylglyceryl transferase: MNFPIEFHISSFNISAHFIFESLGYIIGFRYYKYLRSNFAQNEISIDKNLWLITGCIFGAALGSKLLNILDAQEFTKLNFLNFFLGGKTIVGGFIGGWAGVEVAKYFNQIKFSTGDLFVFPTIIGTCIGRIGCFLQGLEDGTYGIKTKSIFGVNFGDGINRHPTQLYEILYLLLIYLLLKKIYQTGLPNGTLFRIFMMSYFIFRFSIEFIKPNHIFIFGLSAIQVASLLMVFYCSNIFFPKSKYYFLNRYFLY; the protein is encoded by the coding sequence ATGAATTTTCCAATTGAATTTCATATTTCAAGTTTTAATATTTCAGCTCATTTTATTTTTGAATCGCTTGGTTACATTATCGGTTTTAGATATTATAAATATCTTCGGTCAAATTTTGCTCAAAATGAGATTTCAATTGATAAAAACTTATGGTTAATTACAGGTTGTATTTTTGGAGCTGCTTTAGGCTCAAAACTCTTAAATATACTTGATGCCCAAGAGTTTACAAAACTTAATTTCTTAAACTTTTTTCTTGGAGGCAAAACAATAGTTGGTGGATTTATTGGAGGATGGGCTGGTGTAGAAGTTGCCAAATATTTTAATCAAATTAAATTTTCAACTGGAGATTTATTTGTGTTTCCAACAATAATTGGTACTTGTATTGGAAGAATTGGTTGTTTTCTTCAAGGTCTTGAAGATGGTACATATGGCATTAAAACAAAGTCTATTTTTGGTGTAAATTTTGGTGATGGAATAAACAGGCACCCAACACAATTATATGAGATTTTATATTTGCTTTTAATTTATTTACTCCTAAAGAAAATTTATCAAACTGGCTTACCTAACGGAACACTTTTCAGAATTTTTATGATGTCATATTTTATTTTCAGATTTTCAATTGAATTTATTAAGCCCAATCATATTTTTATTTTTGGATTAAGTGCAATTCAAGTTGCTTCTTTGCTAATGGTATTTTATTGCTCAAACATTTTTTTTCCTAAAAGTAAATATTATTTTTTAAATAGGTATTTTCTATATTAA
- a CDS encoding DNA-binding protein has protein sequence MNRIPYKQNRIFIGRIPYKADLVSYLTKFVNEENIRCGTINVYGYLEKIVLTNFEFVSKFTNQVEIISKETLLEICSLTGVISQFKGRSNIKLSGTFKNYLGEFIGGTISIGTIVYSCESVVTEFIGATLSREFDLETGLPLWKNSLL, from the coding sequence ATGAATAGAATTCCTTACAAACAAAATAGAATTTTCATTGGTAGAATACCATACAAAGCAGATCTTGTTTCATATTTAACTAAATTTGTTAATGAAGAAAATATCAGATGTGGAACAATTAACGTCTATGGTTATTTGGAGAAAATTGTTCTAACAAATTTTGAATTTGTTTCAAAATTTACAAATCAAGTTGAAATTATCAGTAAAGAAACATTGCTTGAAATATGTAGTTTAACTGGTGTAATATCTCAATTTAAAGGAAGATCTAATATAAAATTATCTGGAACATTTAAGAATTATTTAGGTGAATTTATTGGTGGTACAATTTCTATAGGAACTATTGTATATTCTTGTGAATCTGTAGTAACAGAATTTATTGGGGCTACATTATCAAGAGAATTTGATTTAGAAACTGGTTTGCCATTATGGAAGAACTCATTATTATAA
- a CDS encoding tRNA-(ms[2]io[6]A)-hydroxylase codes for MLCLKVTSQPQWINEAKNNLKQVLIDHAHSEKKAAMNAITLLNRYPERNNMVEKMLALAQEELVHFSSVMYYIKKFGFTLVRDDGDLYAQKLHGLIRKLEPFRLLDSLLVAALIEARSCERFSILSKAVEDNELKLFYKSLLASEAGHYLTFYDMACEYFNENEVKCRFDWMCNREAKIILELGSDPTIHG; via the coding sequence ATGCTTTGTTTAAAAGTAACTTCTCAACCTCAATGGATAAATGAAGCAAAGAATAACTTAAAGCAAGTTTTGATTGATCATGCACATTCTGAAAAAAAAGCAGCAATGAATGCAATTACATTATTAAATCGTTATCCTGAAAGAAATAATATGGTTGAAAAAATGCTTGCTTTAGCTCAAGAAGAGCTTGTACATTTTTCATCAGTTATGTATTATATTAAGAAGTTTGGGTTTACATTAGTTAGAGATGATGGCGATTTGTATGCACAAAAGTTACATGGATTGATACGAAAATTAGAACCATTCAGATTGTTAGATTCATTACTTGTTGCTGCATTAATTGAAGCTCGATCTTGTGAAAGATTTTCAATTTTAAGTAAAGCTGTTGAAGATAATGAATTGAAATTATTTTATAAATCATTATTAGCATCAGAAGCTGGTCATTATTTAACTTTTTATGATATGGCTTGTGAATATTTCAATGAAAATGAAGTTAAATGCAGATTTGATTGGATGTGTAATAGGGAAGCTAAGATTATTTTAGAATTAGGATCCGATCCAACAATACATGGTTAA
- a CDS encoding outer membrane beta-barrel protein: MKLRLLSLLCILSAISMFSTAQAQDESSNPLDPIVKKSKLLMGPVFGVNRNYHTGGFGVFDEPLCPTFENGTGWGFAAGFTVEFLAGETWSIVPRIMYETRPGLFTNQMPDVDVLVQSGNTTQRVKQTVALESSIKYNLATLDVLYKQEILPITNNLRLSAVAGPAISLAIGDNNRQVQNLDLPENARFKNPRNLPSENNGRTLVLKDSEIEQKSGTRFALRAGILAEVGLFNNAIIMTPGAYYDLGLTKVTSAQNWSLNSFLILVDFRRAF; encoded by the coding sequence ATGAAATTACGTTTACTCTCTCTTCTGTGTATTTTAAGTGCAATAAGTATGTTCAGCACTGCTCAAGCCCAAGATGAATCTTCTAACCCACTTGATCCTATTGTAAAAAAATCAAAACTTTTAATGGGTCCAGTTTTCGGTGTTAATAGAAATTATCATACTGGTGGTTTTGGAGTATTTGATGAACCATTATGCCCAACATTCGAAAATGGAACTGGCTGGGGATTTGCTGCAGGTTTCACTGTAGAATTTCTTGCTGGTGAAACATGGAGCATTGTACCTAGAATAATGTATGAAACTCGTCCAGGTTTGTTTACAAATCAAATGCCTGATGTTGATGTATTAGTTCAGTCTGGGAACACAACCCAAAGAGTGAAACAAACAGTTGCTCTTGAATCTAGCATCAAATATAATCTTGCAACACTTGATGTTCTTTACAAACAAGAAATACTTCCTATAACTAATAACTTACGTTTATCAGCTGTAGCTGGTCCGGCTATAAGTTTAGCAATTGGTGACAACAATCGCCAAGTACAAAATCTTGATTTACCAGAAAATGCTAGATTTAAAAATCCACGTAATTTACCTTCTGAAAACAATGGAAGAACTTTAGTTTTAAAAGATAGTGAGATTGAACAAAAAAGTGGTACTCGTTTTGCTTTAAGAGCAGGTATACTAGCGGAAGTAGGTTTGTTTAACAACGCTATTATTATGACTCCTGGAGCTTATTATGATTTAGGGCTTACAAAAGTTACAAGTGCTCAAAATTGGAGCTTAAATTCATTCTTAATTCTTGTTGATTTCCGTAGAGCTTTCTAA